Proteins from a genomic interval of Nasonia vitripennis strain AsymCx chromosome 3, Nvit_psr_1.1, whole genome shotgun sequence:
- the Atp5o gene encoding ATP synthase subunit O, mitochondrial, with product MAASRINIIARTFSSSSVAQQMVKPPVQVFGLEGRYATALFSAASKQKSLDAVEKDLVKFQGQMKTDLKLAEFIKDPSIKRKLKAEAFKKIGASLNPATSNLLSLLAENGRLGKLNQVINAFKLIMAANRGEVVCEVITAKPLDADNKGKLESALKAFLKQGQTILLTTKVDPSIIGGMVVSIGDKYVDMSVSSKIKKYTDIINAAV from the exons ATGGCTGCGAGCAGGATCAACATTATC GCAAGGACTTTCTCCTCCTCATCTGTGGCCCAGCAGATGGTCAAG CCCCCAGTCCAAGTTTTTGGTTTGGAAGGTCGCTATGCCACAGCTCTGTTCTCTGCCGCAAGTAAACAAAAGTCCTTGGATGCTGTTGAAAAGGACTTGGTCAAATTCCAA ggTCAAATGAAAACTGATCTGAAATTGGCCGAATTCATCAAGGACCCTTCCATTAAGCGCAAATTGAAGGCTGAGGCTTTCAAGAAGATTGGTGCCAGCCTCAACCCTGCCACCTCCAACCTCCTGAGCCTTCTTGCCGAAAATGGAAGACTAGGAAAACTGAATCAAGTCATTAATGCCTTCAAACTCATCATGGCAGCCAACAGAGGAGAGGTAGTATGCGAAGTCATCACTGCCAAACCCCTGGATGCTGACAACAAGGGCAAATTGGAATCCGCCCTCAAGGCATTCTTGAAGCAAGGTCAAACCATTTTGTTGACAACAAAGGTTGACCCAAGCATCATTGGTGGTATGGTTGTGTCCATTGGCGATAAATATGTAGATATGAGTGTATCCAGCAAAATCAAGAAATACACCGATATTATTAACGCCGCTGTTTAA
- the LOC100121910 gene encoding ras-related protein Ral-a isoform X1: MTVAKMSKKPGATQALHKVIMVGSGGVGKSALTLQFMYDEFVEDYEPTKADSYRKKVVLDGEEVQIDILDTAGQEDYAAIRDNYFRSGEGFLCVFSITEDDSFQATQEFREQILRVKNDENIPFLLVGNKSDLQEKRKVSLAEAQSRSQQWGVPYVETSAKTRENVDKVFFDLMREIRSRKIEDKSASNGRGKDRAKRKKKKCIIL; encoded by the exons AT GACAGTTGCCAAGATGTCCAAAAAACCAGGAGCCACCCAAGCTCTGCACAAAGTGATTATGGTAGGGAGTGGGGGTGTTGGAAAATCAGCATTGACACTGCAGTTTATGTATGACGAG TTTGTAGAAGATTACGAACCTACCAAGGCTGATTCATACAGAAAAAAAGTAGTCCTTGATGGGGAGGAAGTGCAGATAGATATATTAGATACTGCTGGTCAGGAAGATTATGCAGCCATTAGGGATAATTATTTCAGGAGTGGAGAAGGCTTTCTCTGTGTGTTTTCTATCACAGAAGATGACAGTTTTCAAGCTACGCAAGAGTTCAG GGAACAAATTCTCCGAGTGAAAAATGATGAGAACATTCCCTTTTTGTTGGTGGGAAACAAAAGTGATCttcaagaaaaaagaaaagtcaGTCTGGCCGAAGCACAAAGTAGGTCGCAACAATGGGGTGTTCCTTATGTAGAAACTAGTGCTAAAACTCGAGAAAACGTCGATAAG GTATTTTTCGACTTGATGCGTGAAATACGGTCTCGCAAAATCGAAGATAAGTCAGCGAGTAATGGCCGAGGCAAGGACCGAgcgaagaggaagaaaaagaagtgTATTATTCTATAG
- the LOC100121910 gene encoding ras-related protein Ral-a isoform X2 translates to MTVAKMSKKPGATQALHKVIMVGSGGVGKSALTLQFMYDEFVEDYEPTKADSYRKKVVLDGEEVQIDILDTAGQEDYAAIRDNYFRSGEGFLCVFSITEDDSFQATQEFREQILRVKNDENIPFLLVGNKSDLQEKRKVSLAEAQSRSQQWGVPYVETSAKTRENVDKVFFDLMRAIAARKAQENQGEAGERKKKASCCTVL, encoded by the exons AT GACAGTTGCCAAGATGTCCAAAAAACCAGGAGCCACCCAAGCTCTGCACAAAGTGATTATGGTAGGGAGTGGGGGTGTTGGAAAATCAGCATTGACACTGCAGTTTATGTATGACGAG TTTGTAGAAGATTACGAACCTACCAAGGCTGATTCATACAGAAAAAAAGTAGTCCTTGATGGGGAGGAAGTGCAGATAGATATATTAGATACTGCTGGTCAGGAAGATTATGCAGCCATTAGGGATAATTATTTCAGGAGTGGAGAAGGCTTTCTCTGTGTGTTTTCTATCACAGAAGATGACAGTTTTCAAGCTACGCAAGAGTTCAG GGAACAAATTCTCCGAGTGAAAAATGATGAGAACATTCCCTTTTTGTTGGTGGGAAACAAAAGTGATCttcaagaaaaaagaaaagtcaGTCTGGCCGAAGCACAAAGTAGGTCGCAACAATGGGGTGTTCCTTATGTAGAAACTAGTGCTAAAACTCGAGAAAACGTCGATAAG GTGTTCTTCGATCTGATGCGCGCAATCGCCGCCCGTAAGGCTCAAGAGAATCAAGGAGAGGCAGGGGAGCGCAAAAAGAAAGCAAGCTGTTGCACCGTTCTTTAA
- the LOC100121876 gene encoding CTD nuclear envelope phosphatase 1 homolog isoform X2: MLKQLQMGMRAFLLMASRVWTCICFLLKKQISQMQPVKYEIFPLSPLSRHRLSIVKRKVLVLDLDETLIHSHHDGVARPTVRPGTPPDFVLKVTIDRHPVRFFVHKRPHVDFFLDIVSQWYELVVFTASMEIYGAAVADKLDNNRGILSRRYYRQHCTPEMGSYTKDLAAICSDLASVFILDNSPGAYRAYPHNAIPIKSWFSDAGDTALLSLLPVLDALRFTQDVRSVLSRNLHLHHTW; encoded by the exons ATGCTGAAGCAATTGCAGATGGGGATGAGAGCTTTTCTCTTGATGGCCTCCCGAGTGTGGACCTGCATTTGCTTTCTACTCAAGAAGCAG ATCTCGCAGATGCAACCTGTAAAATACGAGATCTTCCCTCTCTCACCGTTATCCAGGCACAGGCTTA GTattgtaaaaagaaaagtaCTTGTGTTAGATCTGGACGAAACCCTGATCCATTCCCATCATGATGGAGTGGCCAGGCCGACTGTCAGGCCGGGTACTCCCCCTGACTTTGTTCTTAAAGTGACGATAGACCGGCATCCGGTTAGATTTTTTGTTCATAAAAGACCCCACGTAGACTTTTTTTTGGATATTGTTAGTCAATG GTACGAGCTGGTGGTATTCACTGCTTCGATGGAAATTTAcggtgctgctgttgctgacAAATTGGACAACAACAGGGGCATACTGAGTCGCAGATACTACAGGCAACACTGCACGCCTGAAATGGGTTCCTATACTAAGGATTTGGCTGCCATTTGTTCGGACTTGGCATCGGTCTTTATACTCGACAACAGTCCTGGTGCTTACAGAGCTTATCCTC ATAACGCTATACCTATCAAATCGTGGTTCAGCGATGCAGGAGACACCGCACTTTTGAGCTTGCTTCCAGTGTTAGATGCGCTTCGTTTTACGCAGGATGTGCGCTCGGTACTATCGAGAAATCTACACTTGCATCACACTTGGTAG
- the LOC100121892 gene encoding peroxisomal membrane protein PEX14, which translates to MEEQGATSAHIPLRENLVSTAVKFLQNPKVSASPINQKQEFLRRKGLTEREVQRACELALVGTTPAVPSKADYSVVTIPQGQVYSQYPQHVLQPSLYYKIKELLNGVVLFAASCYCVYWVYKKIISPLLFGRKKKDPPKDPVVELDKNIQQVKDSINQVKNDVQQLTQNQMLDPSVPQLVQELKSDLASLKSLLLSRKQFPSAPASIPSWQLEASSQGQEKVNEHEDDAGSGSSTNNSDSSLEMIREDPPKE; encoded by the exons ATGGAGGAGCAAGGCGCGACCAGTGCTCACATTCCGCTACGAGAAAATCTC gtaagCACAGCTGTCAAGTTCCTGCAAAATCCAAAGGTCTCCGCTAGTCCTATCAACCAAAAGCAGGAATTTCTCAGGAGAAAGGGACTGACCGAGAGGGAGGTTCAGAGAGCGTGCGAGTTAGCCTTGGTTGGTACAACTCCTGCTGTCCCCAGCAAGGCTGACTACAGCGTCGTGACGATACCACAGGGCCAGGTGTACTCGCAGTACCCGCAGCATGTACTACAACCCAGTTTGTACTACAAGATCAAGGAGTTGCTGAATGGAGTTGTTCTGTTTGCTGCTAGTTGCTACTGTGTCTACTGGGTCTACAAA aAAATTATAAGTCCACTGCTATTTGGACGCAAGAAAAAAGACCCACCCAAGGATCCAGTTGTAGAGTTGGATAAGAATATTCAGCAAGTGAAAGATTCCATTAATCAAGTCAAGAACGATGTTCAGCAGCTGACGCAGAACCAAATGCTTGACCCATCTGTACCTCAGCTCGTGCAAGAGCTCAAGTCGGATTTAGCTAGCTTGAAGTCTCTTCTCTTGTCCAG AAAACAATTCCCCAGTGCACCAGCTTCCATACCATCTTGGCAATTGGAAGCTTCCAGTCAAGGCCAAGAAAAAGTCAATGAGCATGAAGATGACGCTGGCAGTGGAAGTAGCACCAATAATTCTGACAGTTCCCTTGAAATGATTCGAGAAGATCCCCCCAAAGAATGA
- the LOC100121941 gene encoding GATOR complex protein WDR24 isoform X2, translated as MTSKTSFVTQEGPANALALNKDNSQVVIAGRNVFKIFTLLEDRFEEFCNLRVGKNLNLNFSCNDVAWNLIEDHMLATAATNGAVVVWNLNRPSRSKQEHVFVDHKRTVNKVSFHMSEPMWLISGSQDGTMKCFDLRIKEATRTFYSNTESVRDVQFSPHQAHTFAAVSENGHVQLWDLRRPDKYFQHFTAHSGPIFACDWHPETTWLATASRDKTIKVWDLTAKPSCDYTINTIASVGGIKWRPQRKYHIASCALVVDFSINVWDIRRPYIPFASFNEHKDVPTGIAWRGDPQSFLSTSRDCTLYHHVFQDATRPASKANPQGIALSTKGDIAYACKASVSTPTGVEQLTNRIMRKTPVSNDTFCQASSWMHTFTAQTPNTNREPKWFKLCAENYVLSGRLNEICDHNSLVASNAGRNDVSTIWSIIKTCFENPLGNSNNNAQRRPVSEQDVVNTLNLPCIGTNNDQSTAGFENDVKSLQGETVPGIVSGGDDETETDEPPENQNFTGPFLSSYRRSLPSYKRQPKGDFSFGEGELEPLTIDYNSSGYIENMINNDNDWSLPKEAFPLRHEIQNRSPPPEQFPNHSPDLNDDSVSIMVEDQPCQLIVTSVPKPTFWDPTSLVEDALRHHANIKDIQTAACVLVALGNRRKDLNIEMALQEHWLLEYLDMLGRFKLWEVSTRIIQLAWIPSVSQLNQQSTTIHACCSSCTKPLQRSAWLCDRCHSSKHALCSICHQVVRGIYAWCQGCTHGGHVNHMSEWFNSNKQCPTGCGHMCEYI; from the exons ATGACCTCGAAGACCTCGTTTGTTACACAGGAGGGTCCGGCCAACGCGCTGGCCCTCAACAAAGATAATTCCCAGGTGGTGATAGCTGGACGAAATG tcttcaaaattttcacgTTGCTGGAGGACAGATTCGAAGAATTTTGCAATTTGAGGGtgggaaaaaatttgaatttgaacTTTTCATGCAATGATGTAGCCTGGAATCTTATTGAAG ATCACATGTTGGCCACTGCTGCCACAAATGGAGCAGTGGTGGTGTGGAACCTGAATCGCCCATCTAGATCCAAACAGGAACACGTGTTTGTGGATCACAAGCGCACTGTAAATAAAGTTAGTTTTCATATGTCAGAGCCTATGTGGCTTATTTCGGGCTCCCAAGATGGAACTATGAAATGCTTTGATCTAAGAATTAAGGAGGCAACTAGGACTTTTTATAG CAATACAGAGTCTGTTCGAGATGTTCAATTCTCTCCACACCAAGCGCACACTTTTGCAGCTGTATCAGAAAATGGACATGTGCAATTATGGGATCTGCGGCGCCctgataaatattttcaacactTTACTGCTCACAGCGGGCCTATTTTTGCTTGTGATTGGCATCCGGAAACCACATGGTTGGCAACAGCCTCTAGggataaaacaataaaagtatGGGACTTGACTGCAAAGCCTAGTTGTGATTATACAATAAACACAATAGCATCAGTTGGTGGAATAAAATGGAGACCACAAAGAAAGTATCATATAGCAAGTTGTGCTCTAGTAGTAGATTTCAGTATTAATGTATGGGATATTAGAAGACCATACATTCCATTTGCTAGTTTTAATGAGCACAAAGATGTTCCAACTGGAATTGCCTGGAGAGGGGATCCTCAGTCATTTTTATCCACAAGTAGA GACTGCACATTATATCATCACGTTTTCCAAGATGCCACAAGACCAGCTAGTAAAGCCAATCCTCAAGGTATTGCTCTCAGTACAAAAGGAGATATAGCTTATGCTTGCAAGGCAAGTGTCAGTACACCAACTGGTGTAGAGCAGCTTACTAATAGAATAATGAGAAAAACTCCAGTGAGCAATGACACATTTTGTCAGGCCTCAAGTTGGATGCACACCTTTACTGCACAAACTCCCAACACTAATCGCGAGCCTAAATGGTTCAAACTTTGCGCAGAAAATTACGTGCTAAGCGGCAGACTGAATGAAATTTGTGATCATAATTCCCTAGTTGCCAGCAACGCCGGTAGAAATGAC gtCAGTACAATTTGGAGTATAATCAAAACGTGCTTCGAGAATCCATTAGGAAATAGCAACAACAATGCCCAACGTCGTCCAGTATCTGAACAAGATGTTGTAAATACTTTAAACTTACCTTGTATAGGCACAAACAACGACCAATCTACCGCTG GATTCGAAAACGATGTGAAGTCACTACAAGGGGAAACTGTGCCTGGTATAGTAAGCGGTGGAGACGATGAGACTGAAACGGACGAACCTCCGGAGAATCAGAACTTTACTGGTCCCTTCTTATCCAGCTATCGCAGATCGTTGCCCTCCTATAAGCGTCAGCCCAAGGGTGACTTTTCCTTTGGCGAAGGCGAATTAGAACCTCTAACCATCGATTACAACAGCAGCGGCTACATCGAGAATATGATCAACAACGACAACGACTGGTCCTTGCCCAAAGAAGCCTTTCCTTTGCGTCACGAAATCCAAAACCGATCCCCGCCACCCGAACAATTTCCCAATCACTCGCCAGACTTAAATGACGATTCGGTCTCAATTATGGTCGAGGACCAGCCTTGCCAACTTATCGTCACTTCGGTACCGAAGCCCACGTTCTGGGATCCGACGAGTCTTGTCGAGGACGCCTTGAGACATCATGCGAACATTAAGGATATTCAAACTGCGGCTTGCGTATTAGTCGCTCTGGGTAACAGGCGAAAGGATCTCAATATCGAAATGGCGTTGCAAGAACACTGGCTGTTGGAGTACTTAGATATGCTTGGAAGGTTTAAGCTATGGGAAGTGTCTACGAGG ATAATTCAGTTAGCGTGGATCCCGTCGGTGTCCCAACTCAATCAACAATCCACAACTATACACGCGTGTTGCAGTTCGTGTACAAAGCCTCTACAGAGATCGGCATGGCTGTGCGATCGATGTCACTCCTCTAAGCACGCTCTATGTTCAATTTGCCATCAG gTCGTACGAGGGATTTATGCATGGTGTCAAGGTTGCACGCACGGAGGCCACGTGAACCATATGAGCGAGTGGTTCAACAGCAATAAACAGTGCCCAACTGGTTGCGGTCATATGTGCGAATACATCTGA
- the LOC100121910 gene encoding ras-related protein Ral-a isoform X4, translating to MSKKPGATQALHKVIMVGSGGVGKSALTLQFMYDEFVEDYEPTKADSYRKKVVLDGEEVQIDILDTAGQEDYAAIRDNYFRSGEGFLCVFSITEDDSFQATQEFREQILRVKNDENIPFLLVGNKSDLQEKRKVSLAEAQSRSQQWGVPYVETSAKTRENVDKVFFDLMRAIAARKAQENQGEAGERKKKASCCTVL from the exons ATGTCCAAAAAACCAGGAGCCACCCAAGCTCTGCACAAAGTGATTATGGTAGGGAGTGGGGGTGTTGGAAAATCAGCATTGACACTGCAGTTTATGTATGACGAG TTTGTAGAAGATTACGAACCTACCAAGGCTGATTCATACAGAAAAAAAGTAGTCCTTGATGGGGAGGAAGTGCAGATAGATATATTAGATACTGCTGGTCAGGAAGATTATGCAGCCATTAGGGATAATTATTTCAGGAGTGGAGAAGGCTTTCTCTGTGTGTTTTCTATCACAGAAGATGACAGTTTTCAAGCTACGCAAGAGTTCAG GGAACAAATTCTCCGAGTGAAAAATGATGAGAACATTCCCTTTTTGTTGGTGGGAAACAAAAGTGATCttcaagaaaaaagaaaagtcaGTCTGGCCGAAGCACAAAGTAGGTCGCAACAATGGGGTGTTCCTTATGTAGAAACTAGTGCTAAAACTCGAGAAAACGTCGATAAG GTGTTCTTCGATCTGATGCGCGCAATCGCCGCCCGTAAGGCTCAAGAGAATCAAGGAGAGGCAGGGGAGCGCAAAAAGAAAGCAAGCTGTTGCACCGTTCTTTAA
- the LOC100121876 gene encoding CTD nuclear envelope phosphatase 1 homolog isoform X1, with protein MLKQLQMGMRAFLLMASRVWTCICFLLKKQVRAISQMQPVKYEIFPLSPLSRHRLSIVKRKVLVLDLDETLIHSHHDGVARPTVRPGTPPDFVLKVTIDRHPVRFFVHKRPHVDFFLDIVSQWYELVVFTASMEIYGAAVADKLDNNRGILSRRYYRQHCTPEMGSYTKDLAAICSDLASVFILDNSPGAYRAYPHNAIPIKSWFSDAGDTALLSLLPVLDALRFTQDVRSVLSRNLHLHHTW; from the exons ATGCTGAAGCAATTGCAGATGGGGATGAGAGCTTTTCTCTTGATGGCCTCCCGAGTGTGGACCTGCATTTGCTTTCTACTCAAGAAGCAGGTTAGAGCC ATCTCGCAGATGCAACCTGTAAAATACGAGATCTTCCCTCTCTCACCGTTATCCAGGCACAGGCTTA GTattgtaaaaagaaaagtaCTTGTGTTAGATCTGGACGAAACCCTGATCCATTCCCATCATGATGGAGTGGCCAGGCCGACTGTCAGGCCGGGTACTCCCCCTGACTTTGTTCTTAAAGTGACGATAGACCGGCATCCGGTTAGATTTTTTGTTCATAAAAGACCCCACGTAGACTTTTTTTTGGATATTGTTAGTCAATG GTACGAGCTGGTGGTATTCACTGCTTCGATGGAAATTTAcggtgctgctgttgctgacAAATTGGACAACAACAGGGGCATACTGAGTCGCAGATACTACAGGCAACACTGCACGCCTGAAATGGGTTCCTATACTAAGGATTTGGCTGCCATTTGTTCGGACTTGGCATCGGTCTTTATACTCGACAACAGTCCTGGTGCTTACAGAGCTTATCCTC ATAACGCTATACCTATCAAATCGTGGTTCAGCGATGCAGGAGACACCGCACTTTTGAGCTTGCTTCCAGTGTTAGATGCGCTTCGTTTTACGCAGGATGTGCGCTCGGTACTATCGAGAAATCTACACTTGCATCACACTTGGTAG
- the LOC100121910 gene encoding ras-related protein Ral-a isoform X3, producing MSKKPGATQALHKVIMVGSGGVGKSALTLQFMYDEFVEDYEPTKADSYRKKVVLDGEEVQIDILDTAGQEDYAAIRDNYFRSGEGFLCVFSITEDDSFQATQEFREQILRVKNDENIPFLLVGNKSDLQEKRKVSLAEAQSRSQQWGVPYVETSAKTRENVDKVFFDLMREIRSRKIEDKSASNGRGKDRAKRKKKKCIIL from the exons ATGTCCAAAAAACCAGGAGCCACCCAAGCTCTGCACAAAGTGATTATGGTAGGGAGTGGGGGTGTTGGAAAATCAGCATTGACACTGCAGTTTATGTATGACGAG TTTGTAGAAGATTACGAACCTACCAAGGCTGATTCATACAGAAAAAAAGTAGTCCTTGATGGGGAGGAAGTGCAGATAGATATATTAGATACTGCTGGTCAGGAAGATTATGCAGCCATTAGGGATAATTATTTCAGGAGTGGAGAAGGCTTTCTCTGTGTGTTTTCTATCACAGAAGATGACAGTTTTCAAGCTACGCAAGAGTTCAG GGAACAAATTCTCCGAGTGAAAAATGATGAGAACATTCCCTTTTTGTTGGTGGGAAACAAAAGTGATCttcaagaaaaaagaaaagtcaGTCTGGCCGAAGCACAAAGTAGGTCGCAACAATGGGGTGTTCCTTATGTAGAAACTAGTGCTAAAACTCGAGAAAACGTCGATAAG GTATTTTTCGACTTGATGCGTGAAATACGGTCTCGCAAAATCGAAGATAAGTCAGCGAGTAATGGCCGAGGCAAGGACCGAgcgaagaggaagaaaaagaagtgTATTATTCTATAG
- the LOC100121941 gene encoding GATOR complex protein WDR24 isoform X1, with amino-acid sequence MTSKTSFVTQEGPANALALNKDNSQVVIAGRNVFKIFTLLEDRFEEFCNLRVGKNLNLNFSCNDVAWNLIEDHMLATAATNGAVVVWNLNRPSRSKQEHVFVDHKRTVNKVSFHMSEPMWLISGSQDGTMKCFDLRIKEATRTFYSNTESVRDVQFSPHQAHTFAAVSENGHVQLWDLRRPDKYFQHFTAHSGPIFACDWHPETTWLATASRDKTIKVWDLTAKPSCDYTINTIASVGGIKWRPQRKYHIASCALVVDFSINVWDIRRPYIPFASFNEHKDVPTGIAWRGDPQSFLSTSRDCTLYHHVFQDATRPASKANPQGIALSTKGDIAYACKASVSTPTGVEQLTNRIMRKTPVSNDTFCQASSWMHTFTAQTPNTNREPKWFKLCAENYVLSGRLNEICDHNSLVASNAGRNDVSTIWSIIKTCFENPLGNSNNNAQRRPVSEQDVVNTLNLPCIGTNNDQSTAVSGFENDVKSLQGETVPGIVSGGDDETETDEPPENQNFTGPFLSSYRRSLPSYKRQPKGDFSFGEGELEPLTIDYNSSGYIENMINNDNDWSLPKEAFPLRHEIQNRSPPPEQFPNHSPDLNDDSVSIMVEDQPCQLIVTSVPKPTFWDPTSLVEDALRHHANIKDIQTAACVLVALGNRRKDLNIEMALQEHWLLEYLDMLGRFKLWEVSTRIIQLAWIPSVSQLNQQSTTIHACCSSCTKPLQRSAWLCDRCHSSKHALCSICHQVVRGIYAWCQGCTHGGHVNHMSEWFNSNKQCPTGCGHMCEYI; translated from the exons ATGACCTCGAAGACCTCGTTTGTTACACAGGAGGGTCCGGCCAACGCGCTGGCCCTCAACAAAGATAATTCCCAGGTGGTGATAGCTGGACGAAATG tcttcaaaattttcacgTTGCTGGAGGACAGATTCGAAGAATTTTGCAATTTGAGGGtgggaaaaaatttgaatttgaacTTTTCATGCAATGATGTAGCCTGGAATCTTATTGAAG ATCACATGTTGGCCACTGCTGCCACAAATGGAGCAGTGGTGGTGTGGAACCTGAATCGCCCATCTAGATCCAAACAGGAACACGTGTTTGTGGATCACAAGCGCACTGTAAATAAAGTTAGTTTTCATATGTCAGAGCCTATGTGGCTTATTTCGGGCTCCCAAGATGGAACTATGAAATGCTTTGATCTAAGAATTAAGGAGGCAACTAGGACTTTTTATAG CAATACAGAGTCTGTTCGAGATGTTCAATTCTCTCCACACCAAGCGCACACTTTTGCAGCTGTATCAGAAAATGGACATGTGCAATTATGGGATCTGCGGCGCCctgataaatattttcaacactTTACTGCTCACAGCGGGCCTATTTTTGCTTGTGATTGGCATCCGGAAACCACATGGTTGGCAACAGCCTCTAGggataaaacaataaaagtatGGGACTTGACTGCAAAGCCTAGTTGTGATTATACAATAAACACAATAGCATCAGTTGGTGGAATAAAATGGAGACCACAAAGAAAGTATCATATAGCAAGTTGTGCTCTAGTAGTAGATTTCAGTATTAATGTATGGGATATTAGAAGACCATACATTCCATTTGCTAGTTTTAATGAGCACAAAGATGTTCCAACTGGAATTGCCTGGAGAGGGGATCCTCAGTCATTTTTATCCACAAGTAGA GACTGCACATTATATCATCACGTTTTCCAAGATGCCACAAGACCAGCTAGTAAAGCCAATCCTCAAGGTATTGCTCTCAGTACAAAAGGAGATATAGCTTATGCTTGCAAGGCAAGTGTCAGTACACCAACTGGTGTAGAGCAGCTTACTAATAGAATAATGAGAAAAACTCCAGTGAGCAATGACACATTTTGTCAGGCCTCAAGTTGGATGCACACCTTTACTGCACAAACTCCCAACACTAATCGCGAGCCTAAATGGTTCAAACTTTGCGCAGAAAATTACGTGCTAAGCGGCAGACTGAATGAAATTTGTGATCATAATTCCCTAGTTGCCAGCAACGCCGGTAGAAATGAC gtCAGTACAATTTGGAGTATAATCAAAACGTGCTTCGAGAATCCATTAGGAAATAGCAACAACAATGCCCAACGTCGTCCAGTATCTGAACAAGATGTTGTAAATACTTTAAACTTACCTTGTATAGGCACAAACAACGACCAATCTACCGCTG TTTCAGGATTCGAAAACGATGTGAAGTCACTACAAGGGGAAACTGTGCCTGGTATAGTAAGCGGTGGAGACGATGAGACTGAAACGGACGAACCTCCGGAGAATCAGAACTTTACTGGTCCCTTCTTATCCAGCTATCGCAGATCGTTGCCCTCCTATAAGCGTCAGCCCAAGGGTGACTTTTCCTTTGGCGAAGGCGAATTAGAACCTCTAACCATCGATTACAACAGCAGCGGCTACATCGAGAATATGATCAACAACGACAACGACTGGTCCTTGCCCAAAGAAGCCTTTCCTTTGCGTCACGAAATCCAAAACCGATCCCCGCCACCCGAACAATTTCCCAATCACTCGCCAGACTTAAATGACGATTCGGTCTCAATTATGGTCGAGGACCAGCCTTGCCAACTTATCGTCACTTCGGTACCGAAGCCCACGTTCTGGGATCCGACGAGTCTTGTCGAGGACGCCTTGAGACATCATGCGAACATTAAGGATATTCAAACTGCGGCTTGCGTATTAGTCGCTCTGGGTAACAGGCGAAAGGATCTCAATATCGAAATGGCGTTGCAAGAACACTGGCTGTTGGAGTACTTAGATATGCTTGGAAGGTTTAAGCTATGGGAAGTGTCTACGAGG ATAATTCAGTTAGCGTGGATCCCGTCGGTGTCCCAACTCAATCAACAATCCACAACTATACACGCGTGTTGCAGTTCGTGTACAAAGCCTCTACAGAGATCGGCATGGCTGTGCGATCGATGTCACTCCTCTAAGCACGCTCTATGTTCAATTTGCCATCAG gTCGTACGAGGGATTTATGCATGGTGTCAAGGTTGCACGCACGGAGGCCACGTGAACCATATGAGCGAGTGGTTCAACAGCAATAAACAGTGCCCAACTGGTTGCGGTCATATGTGCGAATACATCTGA